A single region of the Leptodactylus fuscus isolate aLepFus1 chromosome 5, aLepFus1.hap2, whole genome shotgun sequence genome encodes:
- the LOC142204966 gene encoding mitochondrial inner membrane protease ATP23 homolog isoform X2, with product MKQSGCTVSRDRHFSCEDCDGSVSGGFDADTSEIVLCQNNIHNQSHMNRVVTHELIHAFDHCRAHVDWFNNVRHLACSEIRAANLSGDCSLSNEISRFNFGLKQHHQACVRGRALRSILAVRQISREAAEKAVDDVFETCFNDYEPFGRIPHCKRDADMAYRDFKNQRRYYVNL from the exons ATGAAGCAGTCTGGTTG cacagtctCTAGAGACAGGCATTTCTCTTGTGAAGACTGTGACGGATCAGTAAGTGGAGGCTTTGATGCAGATACATCTGAA ATTGTGTTGTGTCAGAATAACATCCACAATCAGTCGCACATGAACCGCGTGGTGACACACGAGCTGATTCATGCATTTGACCACTGCCGGGCACATGTTGATTGGTTTAATAACGTTCGGCATTTAGCATGCTCTGAG ATCAGAGCTGCCAATCTCAGTGGAGACTGCTCACTTAGTAATGAAATTAGCCGCTTTAATTTTGGCTTGAAACAACATCATCAG GCTTGTGTGAGAGGCCGTGCTCTGCGCTCTATATTGGCCGTCAGACAGATCAGTCGCGAGGCAGCAGAAAAGGCTGTAGATGACGTGTTTGAAACATGTTTTAATGACTATGAGCCATTTGGACGAATCCCTCACTGTAAAAGAGATGCTGATATGGCATATAGAGATTTTAAAAACCAACGAAGATATTATGTAAACCTTTGA
- the LOC142204966 gene encoding mitochondrial inner membrane protease ATP23 homolog isoform X1, protein MERDSSAHEAHGYPLFPDRQGCEDRREAMEAKTGGANTTCQRMLHMTMEMSPYAKLLLDAMKQSGCTVSRDRHFSCEDCDGSVSGGFDADTSEIVLCQNNIHNQSHMNRVVTHELIHAFDHCRAHVDWFNNVRHLACSEIRAANLSGDCSLSNEISRFNFGLKQHHQACVRGRALRSILAVRQISREAAEKAVDDVFETCFNDYEPFGRIPHCKRDADMAYRDFKNQRRYYVNL, encoded by the exons ATGGAGAGAGACAGCTCGGCGCATGAAGCACATGGCTATCCTCTGTTCCCGGACAGGCAAGGCTGTGAGGACAGAAGAGAAGCAATGGAAGCTAAAACCGGCGGAGCTAACACTACGTGCCAGAGGATgctgcacatgaccatggaaatgA GTCCATATGCCAAGCTTCTTTTAGATGCCATGAAGCAGTCTGGTTG cacagtctCTAGAGACAGGCATTTCTCTTGTGAAGACTGTGACGGATCAGTAAGTGGAGGCTTTGATGCAGATACATCTGAA ATTGTGTTGTGTCAGAATAACATCCACAATCAGTCGCACATGAACCGCGTGGTGACACACGAGCTGATTCATGCATTTGACCACTGCCGGGCACATGTTGATTGGTTTAATAACGTTCGGCATTTAGCATGCTCTGAG ATCAGAGCTGCCAATCTCAGTGGAGACTGCTCACTTAGTAATGAAATTAGCCGCTTTAATTTTGGCTTGAAACAACATCATCAG GCTTGTGTGAGAGGCCGTGCTCTGCGCTCTATATTGGCCGTCAGACAGATCAGTCGCGAGGCAGCAGAAAAGGCTGTAGATGACGTGTTTGAAACATGTTTTAATGACTATGAGCCATTTGGACGAATCCCTCACTGTAAAAGAGATGCTGATATGGCATATAGAGATTTTAAAAACCAACGAAGATATTATGTAAACCTTTGA